One window of Phocoena phocoena chromosome 13, mPhoPho1.1, whole genome shotgun sequence genomic DNA carries:
- the LOC136132957 gene encoding zinc finger protein 280B-like has product MEPPCMLCEEQESEPQKSTEETKQVDDEDAELIFVGVEHVNEDAELIFVGMTSNSKPVVSNILNRVTPGSCSRRRQSGHVRKDNAHKLRPVSHVMPTSEAMTVLPVSDSESRSTDSPIIIEPLSKPDYKNNLLQVVPISSSELCSPPLITFTSSLQHPVGAALSRGGMNKSPRVTKRLSTSETNSTNPQRPKLSNGIIGGHSLALAPSGIFHTMTAQQSTPSDSVHTSLSQVQNGEPCPTAFPKDSVHCKPVSPFGENGLAKTDFSSLTSQNKTVDPTKGNLIVLLHDFYYGQHTGDGQPEQKTHTAFKCLSCLKVLKNVKFMNHMKHHLELEKQRSDSWKNHTTCQHCYRQFPTPFQLQCHIESVHTFQEPSAVCKICELSFETDQVLLQHMKDNHKPGEMPYVCQVCNYRSSAFADVETHFRTYHENTKNLLCPFCLKIFKTATPYMCHYRGHWEKNVHQCSKCRLQFLTFKEKMEHKTQCHQMFKKPKQLEGLPPETKVVIQVSLGPLKPGSVELASITVNTSDSEPSPPRSKSRISKKPH; this is encoded by the coding sequence atggaacCACCATGTATGTTATGTGAAGAACAAGAGTCAGAACCACAGAAAAGCACAGAAGAAACCAAACAAGTAGACGATGAAGATGCTGAACTGATCTTCGTTGGGGTGGAACATGTAAATGAAGATGCTGAGCTGATCTTTGTTGGGATGACCTCAAATTCAAAACCAGTCGTTTCAAACATATTGAACAGAGTTACCCCAGGTTCGTGTTCAAGGAGAAGACAGTCTGGTCACGTCAGAAAAGATAATGCTCACAAATTGCGGCCTGTAAGTCATGTGATGCCTACATCAGAAGCAATGACTGTCTTACCAGTTTCTGACTCTGAGTCAAGATCAACAGATAGTCCTATTATTATTGAGCCTTTGTCTAaacctgattataaaaataatttactacAAGTCGTGCCTATTAGCTCTTCAGAGTTATGTTCTCCTCCTTTGATTACCTTCacaagttcattgcagcatcCAGTAGGAGCAGCACTTTCTAGAGGAGGTATGAATAAAAGTCCTCGTGTAACAAAACGACTTTCCACTTCTGAAACAAATAGCACAAATCCCCAAAGGCCTAAACTCAGTAATGGAATCATAGGGGGACACTCTTTAGCTCTGGCCCCTTCAGGTATCTTTCATACAATGACAGCTCAGCAAAGCACACCCTCAGACAGTGTTCATACCTCATTAAGCCAGGTTCAGAATGGAGAACCTTGTCCAACAGCTTTTCCAAAGGACAGTGTTCATTGCAAGCCTGTAAGTCCTTTTGGGGAAAATGGACTGGCAAAAACAGACTTTTCGAGTCTAACAAGTCAAAACAAGACTGTTGATCCCACGAAAGGAAATCTGATCGTGTTACTTCATGACTTTTACTATGGACAGCATACAGGAGATGGGCAGCCAGAACAGAAGACCCACACAGCCTTTAAATGCCTCAGCTGCTTGAAAGTTCTAAAAAATGTCAAGTTTATGAATCACATGAAGCACCATTTGGAACTTGAAAAGCAGAGGAGTGACAGCTGGAAAAACCATACTACCTGCCAGCACTGCTACCGCCAGTTTCCCACTCCCTTCCAGCTGCAATGTCACATTGAAAGTGTCCATACTTTCCAGGAGCCCTCTGCAGTCTGTAAaatctgtgagttgtcttttgaAACAGATCAGGTTCTCTTACAGCACATGAAGGACAATCATAAGCCTGGTGAAATGCCCTACGTGTGCCAGGTCTGCAATTACAGATCGTCAGCCTTTGCTGATGTAGAAACACATTTCAGAACATACCACGAAAACACTAAGAATTTGCTTTGCCCATTTTGTctcaaaattttcaaaactgCAACACCATACATGTGTCATTATAGAGGACACTGGGAAAAGAATGTTCACCAGTGTTCCAAATGCCGGCTACAGTTTTTAACtttcaaggagaaaatggagcACAAGACCCAGTGTCATCAAATGTTTAAGAAGCCTAAGCAACTAGAAGGATTGCCTCCTGAAACGAAAGTTGTTATCCAAGTGTCACTGGGACCTCTTAAACCAGGATCAGTGGAATTAGCATCCATTACTGTGAACACATCTGATTCTGAACCTTCACCCCCCAGGTCTAAAAGTAGAATTTCAAAAAAACCCCATTAA